The following proteins are co-located in the Pseudomonadota bacterium genome:
- a CDS encoding TauD/TfdA family dioxygenase, protein MGETLIEIVPSGDALGAEVLGVDLSKPLADETFLAIESAFNEHSVICIRNQNLDPTTFVAYASRYGEPQNLYLNNYAMPGHPEILYVSNIQEDGRDIGHADAGVVWHSDMSFEKNPPRATVLHAKEVPVTEDGTILGDTLFASGVRAYESLSDEIKESLKGKQVVHDVLGRRRETGSGKQDNDKRKSVPVIRHPAVRTHPYTGKKALYVFKGECVDIDGMETEDAVSLIDELAMTVIREEFIYRHKWQVGDILMWDNCAVQHLAIHDYELPMRRMMWRTTVGYTDVYE, encoded by the coding sequence GTGGGAGAAACCTTAATTGAAATTGTGCCCTCCGGTGATGCGTTGGGCGCAGAAGTGCTTGGCGTTGACCTGTCCAAACCACTAGCTGATGAAACCTTTTTGGCAATTGAATCAGCCTTCAACGAGCATTCCGTTATTTGTATTCGCAATCAGAATTTGGATCCTACGACATTTGTTGCTTATGCCAGTCGCTATGGTGAGCCCCAAAACTTGTACCTAAATAACTACGCCATGCCTGGTCATCCCGAAATTTTATATGTCTCAAACATTCAAGAAGACGGCAGGGACATTGGCCACGCCGATGCTGGGGTAGTTTGGCATTCCGATATGTCATTCGAAAAAAATCCGCCGCGGGCGACTGTATTGCACGCAAAGGAAGTGCCGGTAACGGAAGATGGCACGATTTTAGGTGATACTTTATTTGCTAGCGGCGTTAGGGCTTATGAGTCTCTAAGCGATGAAATCAAGGAAAGCCTCAAAGGCAAGCAAGTCGTGCATGACGTGCTAGGCCGTCGTCGTGAAACAGGAAGCGGTAAACAGGATAATGACAAACGTAAGTCGGTGCCGGTGATAAGACACCCGGCTGTGCGGACCCACCCCTACACGGGCAAAAAGGCGCTCTACGTTTTTAAGGGAGAGTGCGTTGATATTGATGGCATGGAGACTGAGGATGCTGTGTCATTGATTGACGAGCTAGCAATGACCGTTATTCGCGAAGAATTCATTTATCGACATAAATGGCAGGTGGGCGATATTTTGATGTGGGATAATTGCGCGGTTCAGCATCTCGCTATCCATGATTATGAATTACCGATGCGGCGTATGATGTGGCGTACCACCGTCGGTTACACGGATGTTTACGAATAA
- a CDS encoding tetratricopeptide repeat protein has product MNKSSLGQYATILCLTIAVLFGSVGLSAGADFQKGLDAYRSGNFAAALREWIPLAEKGDAAAEGKMGLMYRHGLGVPKNNKISMKWYKLAAEQGHSDAKLIIAADNGDKDAAYKLGGIYIGALGGGDFPTDRIMARKYWKIAAEQGHYGAQKMMNISVPWWKPWKLYGWWRFW; this is encoded by the coding sequence GTGAACAAATCATCCTTAGGACAATACGCCACAATACTCTGTTTGACGATTGCCGTGCTTTTTGGAAGTGTGGGGTTGTCTGCAGGTGCTGATTTCCAAAAAGGGCTTGATGCATATAGAAGCGGTAATTTTGCTGCTGCCTTGCGTGAATGGATACCACTTGCTGAAAAGGGAGATGCCGCTGCCGAAGGCAAAATGGGCCTAATGTACAGACACGGCCTCGGTGTACCAAAAAACAATAAGATTTCAATGAAGTGGTACAAGCTTGCTGCTGAACAGGGTCATTCAGATGCGAAGCTTATAATTGCTGCTGATAATGGTGATAAGGATGCTGCTTATAAACTTGGTGGTATTTACATTGGAGCACTCGGAGGAGGCGACTTTCCAACGGACAGAATAATGGCGAGAAAGTATTGGAAAATTGCGGCAGAACAGGGGCATTATGGAGCTCAAAAGATGATGAATATTTCTGTCCCATGGTGGAAACCTTGGAAGCTTTATGGATGGTGGCGATTTTGGTGA
- a CDS encoding PrsW family glutamic-type intramembrane protease: protein MIYLLLALGPPIIVAAWFYKNDKNPEPMLHTVKAILSGALVCLPVLLIAGLFLAPLLLLTPILGGIFQNNSLVSGFIFAFFLAAIPEEFFKFVFLRRYINSEEADEPYDFIFYGAMISIGFAAIENVMYVYQYGLEVGIARAFTAVPMHAICGAILGYGLLKRGKQTLKKKYFTWETIKRALILPIIIHGLYNWPLMTFDHHNASDPLKIVSILFWIGVLIYLIKKFRKIMAEVKTMTAI, encoded by the coding sequence TTGATATATCTCCTTTTAGCTTTAGGTCCGCCTATAATAGTGGCTGCCTGGTTTTATAAGAATGATAAGAACCCCGAACCGATGCTTCATACGGTCAAGGCAATTTTGTCTGGCGCCTTAGTTTGTCTCCCCGTTTTGCTAATTGCTGGATTATTTTTAGCGCCATTGCTTCTCTTAACGCCGATACTTGGCGGAATATTTCAAAACAATTCGTTGGTTTCTGGTTTTATCTTTGCATTTTTCTTGGCAGCCATACCCGAAGAATTTTTCAAATTTGTCTTCTTGAGACGTTATATAAATTCAGAAGAAGCAGATGAGCCCTATGATTTTATATTTTACGGAGCAATGATTTCGATCGGTTTCGCTGCCATAGAAAACGTAATGTATGTTTATCAATACGGCCTTGAGGTCGGCATTGCGAGAGCATTTACAGCGGTTCCGATGCATGCAATTTGTGGAGCGATATTAGGTTACGGCCTGCTGAAGAGGGGCAAACAAACACTCAAGAAAAAGTACTTCACTTGGGAGACAATAAAAAGAGCCTTAATTCTCCCGATAATCATTCATGGTTTGTATAATTGGCCTCTTATGACTTTTGACCACCACAATGCCAGCGACCCCCTAAAAATCGTATCAATACTTTTTTGGATTGGGGTTCTCATTTATCTCATAAAAAAATTTAGAAAGATAATGGCAGAAGTCAAAACAATGACGGCCATTTAG
- a CDS encoding carboxymuconolactone decarboxylase family protein, translating into MDKERFNLGVKQRTAVLGEERVQGALMEANDFNKPFQEAMTEWCWGFGWGDDTFDKKTRSIMNLVMIAALNRMDEWELHLRGSVRTGVTRDEVRSLIHVVGIYCGVPAAVSCFRIANLVFKELDAE; encoded by the coding sequence ATGGATAAGGAACGATTTAATCTCGGCGTTAAACAACGTACCGCAGTGCTAGGAGAGGAGCGAGTGCAAGGAGCACTCATGGAGGCAAATGATTTCAACAAGCCATTTCAAGAGGCAATGACCGAATGGTGTTGGGGTTTTGGTTGGGGTGACGATACATTCGACAAGAAAACCCGTTCGATAATGAACCTGGTGATGATCGCAGCTCTGAACCGAATGGACGAGTGGGAATTGCATCTACGCGGTTCAGTGCGTACAGGAGTTACCCGCGACGAAGTGCGCTCGCTTATTCACGTTGTTGGTATCTATTGTGGTGTTCCAGCGGCGGTTTCGTGTTTCCGCATTGCCAATTTGGTTTTCAAGGAACTTGATGCAGAGTAA
- a CDS encoding PrpF domain-containing protein yields MSDPVRCMILRGGTSKGIYLRESDLSSEPGERDKTILRIFGSPDKRQINGLGGADPLTSKVCVIGPPPIDNPRANDAQLTYTFGQVEIDKPEVDYRSLCGNLTSGVGAFAIWEKMVEAVSPVTTLRIYNTNLDRMLYVEVPVENGCPVEIGNFSIPGVPGTGARIQVDFSDTAGASAGALLPTGNSIDVLDVPGVGKIEVSLVDIGNAHVFLRAVDLGLTGAETAAEIDANVELTDKLENIRAHGAAIMGMIKGPEYSREESPATPLIGMIGVAQDYENVIGGVTVMAHECDFVSRLMFMQQMHKTYAGTSTVCTGVASRLPGTIVNEACRPETLDNKTVRIGHPAGVIETETEVEVKGNEYVVKRATLGRTARRIMEGHVHLPSQNY; encoded by the coding sequence ATGTCTGATCCTGTGCGCTGCATGATCCTTCGCGGAGGAACGAGCAAAGGCATATATCTAAGGGAATCGGATTTGTCTTCAGAGCCTGGTGAGCGCGATAAGACTATCCTGAGGATATTTGGCTCACCAGACAAACGTCAGATCAATGGCCTTGGCGGTGCTGACCCTCTTACAAGTAAGGTTTGTGTTATTGGACCGCCCCCTATAGATAACCCACGGGCAAACGATGCTCAGCTTACCTATACTTTTGGTCAGGTAGAGATTGATAAACCAGAAGTGGATTATCGATCACTATGCGGTAATCTAACCTCTGGGGTCGGTGCGTTCGCTATTTGGGAAAAAATGGTGGAAGCTGTCTCTCCTGTAACAACACTGCGTATTTACAATACTAATCTGGACCGGATGTTGTACGTTGAGGTCCCTGTTGAAAATGGTTGTCCAGTTGAAATAGGGAACTTCTCTATTCCCGGCGTGCCCGGCACCGGTGCGCGCATACAAGTGGACTTTTCTGACACTGCTGGTGCTAGTGCTGGGGCACTCCTGCCGACAGGTAATTCAATCGATGTATTGGACGTGCCCGGTGTTGGGAAAATCGAGGTTTCATTGGTCGACATTGGAAATGCACATGTTTTTCTGCGTGCCGTTGACTTAGGGTTAACAGGAGCCGAAACGGCGGCTGAAATAGATGCTAATGTAGAGCTGACCGATAAGTTAGAAAATATTCGTGCCCATGGGGCAGCTATTATGGGAATGATTAAGGGACCGGAGTATAGTCGAGAAGAAAGCCCCGCGACGCCCTTGATCGGTATGATTGGCGTGGCCCAGGATTACGAAAATGTGATTGGTGGCGTTACGGTCATGGCCCATGAGTGTGACTTTGTCTCCCGCTTGATGTTCATGCAGCAGATGCACAAGACGTATGCAGGCACCAGCACAGTGTGCACCGGCGTTGCAAGCAGACTTCCAGGCACAATCGTTAATGAGGCGTGCAGACCTGAAACATTAGATAATAAAACTGTACGTATCGGTCATCCCGCAGGTGTTATCGAAACCGAAACAGAGGTGGAGGTAAAGGGCAATGAATACGTGGTCAAGCGGGCAACATTAGGTCGTACCGCAAGACGAATTATGGAGGGCCATGTTCATCTGCCTTCGCAGAATTATTAG